The following proteins are encoded in a genomic region of Haloarcula marina:
- a CDS encoding GNAT family N-acetyltransferase, with protein sequence MIREARPDDADRLGAIQTAALDEPWPGLLDVAIDGPPLVLVTDIGGPIAYALVVPDHPVAYVAEFAVVPAMQGQGHGTALMTALLERLRAGGFETVRLTAREDDERARSFYDGFEYTVAERIPDHYEDGDGVLLVREL encoded by the coding sequence ATGATTCGCGAAGCCCGTCCCGACGATGCCGACCGACTCGGCGCCATCCAGACGGCCGCCCTCGACGAACCGTGGCCGGGACTGCTCGACGTGGCCATCGACGGCCCGCCGCTGGTGCTCGTTACGGACATCGGCGGCCCCATCGCCTACGCGCTCGTCGTCCCGGACCATCCGGTCGCGTACGTCGCGGAGTTCGCCGTCGTCCCGGCGATGCAGGGGCAGGGCCACGGGACGGCGCTGATGACGGCGCTGTTGGAACGCCTCCGGGCGGGCGGATTCGAGACGGTTCGACTCACCGCCCGTGAAGACGACGAGCGGGCGCGGTCGTTCTACGACGGGTTCGAGTACACCGTCGCCGAGCGCATCCCCGACCACTACGAGGACGGCGACGGCGTGCTACTTGTTCGAGAGCTGTGA
- a CDS encoding DUF92 domain-containing protein, with protein sequence MTSTVRRAGAFAVVGTLAFLVPLATGLDSPALATVAATGPFVLVAVLAMTAIDQGSALFELFARPGDYEDGKLYGLTAFSLAAAGLALIAVQFELPVWVFVGTVLLVAYGNLGQRLARQVNTDEVFGAAGFVVVGFLASAAGQLGAAAIQGLSIPTGDVLFLAATGALVAALLRSVLFERDDPLVMLSVGLLLWLFFELDPTVATQRVFVALGISAVLGYVAYALDTASLPGMLTGVLLSLLTIVLGGYGWFAMLITFFGLGGLSTKYRYEEKQDRGIAEENEGARGSGNVLANSIVALVAVLAWAASPSHIAVDPDLFLYAFAGAVAAAMTDTFSSEFGGLYDNPRLITTLKPVEPGTDGGVTWQGVVAGLVGAAIIAGIAALTLDSVGSVGGAVVLCCGFVGMTVDSLLGATVEGTVVGNQGVNTLATFAAALTGVGIVLAAGLV encoded by the coding sequence GTGACTTCGACAGTCCGCCGTGCCGGGGCCTTCGCCGTGGTGGGGACGCTCGCGTTTCTCGTGCCACTGGCGACGGGCCTCGACTCACCCGCCCTCGCGACTGTCGCCGCGACCGGTCCGTTCGTGCTGGTCGCGGTCCTCGCGATGACCGCCATCGACCAAGGGAGCGCCCTGTTCGAGTTGTTCGCCCGCCCCGGCGACTACGAGGACGGGAAGCTCTACGGTCTGACGGCCTTCTCACTGGCCGCGGCCGGACTGGCGCTCATCGCGGTCCAGTTCGAACTGCCGGTGTGGGTGTTCGTCGGCACGGTGCTTCTCGTCGCCTACGGCAACCTCGGCCAGCGACTCGCGCGACAGGTGAACACCGACGAGGTGTTCGGAGCCGCCGGGTTCGTCGTCGTCGGCTTCCTCGCCAGCGCCGCCGGGCAGTTGGGTGCCGCGGCGATTCAGGGACTCTCGATACCGACCGGCGACGTGCTGTTTCTGGCCGCGACCGGCGCGCTCGTCGCCGCCCTCCTCCGGTCGGTACTGTTCGAGCGCGACGACCCGCTGGTGATGCTCTCGGTCGGCCTCCTGTTGTGGCTGTTCTTCGAACTCGACCCGACCGTCGCCACACAGCGGGTGTTCGTCGCGCTCGGCATCTCGGCCGTCCTCGGCTACGTCGCCTACGCGCTCGACACCGCCTCGCTCCCGGGGATGCTCACCGGTGTCCTCCTCTCGCTCCTCACTATCGTCCTCGGCGGCTACGGCTGGTTCGCCATGCTCATCACGTTCTTCGGCCTCGGCGGCCTCTCGACGAAGTACCGCTACGAGGAGAAACAGGACCGCGGCATCGCCGAGGAGAACGAGGGGGCGCGCGGGAGCGGGAACGTCCTCGCGAACTCCATCGTCGCCCTCGTCGCCGTCCTCGCGTGGGCGGCCAGTCCCAGCCACATCGCCGTCGACCCGGACCTGTTCCTGTACGCGTTCGCCGGGGCCGTCGCCGCCGCGATGACGGACACGTTCTCCAGCGAGTTCGGCGGCCTCTACGACAACCCGCGACTCATCACGACGCTCAAGCCGGTCGAACCGGGCACCGACGGCGGCGTCACGTGGCAGGGCGTCGTCGCTGGTCTCGTCGGCGCGGCCATCATCGCCGGTATCGCCGCGCTCACGCTCGACAGCGTCGGGTCCGTCGGCGGGGCGGTCGTCCTCTGTTGCGGGTTCGTCGGAATGACCGTCGACAGCCTCCTCGGCGCGACGGTGGAGGGAACCGTCGTCGGTAATCAGGGCGTCAACACGCTGGCGACGTTCGCTGCGGCGCTGACCGGCGTCGGCATCGTTCTCGCCGCCGGTCTCGTCTGA